A window of Limisphaerales bacterium contains these coding sequences:
- a CDS encoding Gfo/Idh/MocA family oxidoreductase: protein MKKTQLSRRRFLQTTALTAVAAPTIVPGSVLGRAEVAPSNRITVGLTGSGSRGTGVMHSFLREADAQVIATCDPYETHDGGGRNRKLGRKPAAEAVGKNYGGKPCDTHSDFRELCARKDLDVVIVGTPDHWHALQTLEALRNGKDVYCEKPVTHLFAEGVAVYKEAEKQKAIFQTGSQQRSDRRFHHAVELVLNGVIGKVKTVEVGLPRGHDKDNNDSTPHDYSKRADYQQWTGPAPMLPYVAARHHWHWRWHLAYGGGQLMDWIGHHNDICHWMLGEDNGGPTRVEAKNFRRSTAKSYDSPTTYEVHCEYAGGIKTSIGSHNRMGVKVTGEDGWVYVTRGRVEASNPAWAKLDFNAGKIKAYNSPGHTRNFLDGVKSRKPAICPAETAHRSITPGHLGYVSNTVGRALKWDAKKEQIIGDKQANALLQKLGLRKPWTLG, encoded by the coding sequence ATGAAAAAAACTCAACTTTCCCGTCGCCGTTTCCTGCAGACCACCGCGTTAACCGCAGTGGCAGCTCCCACCATTGTCCCCGGTTCTGTACTGGGCCGGGCGGAGGTCGCGCCGAGCAACCGCATCACCGTTGGCCTCACCGGCTCGGGCAGCCGTGGTACGGGTGTGATGCATTCCTTTCTGCGCGAAGCGGATGCGCAGGTGATTGCCACCTGCGATCCATACGAAACACACGATGGCGGCGGGCGCAACCGCAAGCTCGGCCGCAAGCCGGCTGCCGAGGCGGTTGGGAAAAACTACGGCGGCAAGCCTTGCGACACGCACTCAGATTTTCGTGAGTTGTGTGCGCGCAAGGATTTGGATGTGGTCATCGTCGGCACGCCCGACCATTGGCACGCGCTACAAACGCTCGAGGCACTGCGCAACGGCAAGGATGTTTACTGCGAAAAGCCGGTCACGCATTTGTTTGCCGAGGGCGTGGCGGTTTATAAAGAAGCAGAGAAGCAAAAAGCAATTTTTCAAACCGGATCGCAGCAGCGCTCGGACCGCCGTTTTCATCACGCGGTGGAGTTGGTTTTGAACGGCGTCATCGGCAAAGTGAAAACGGTCGAAGTCGGCCTGCCGCGCGGGCACGACAAAGACAACAACGACTCCACCCCGCACGATTATTCCAAGCGCGCGGATTACCAACAATGGACCGGCCCCGCGCCGATGCTTCCGTACGTTGCCGCCCGCCATCATTGGCATTGGCGCTGGCACCTCGCTTACGGCGGCGGCCAGCTCATGGATTGGATTGGCCATCACAACGACATTTGCCATTGGATGCTCGGCGAAGACAACGGCGGCCCCACGCGCGTGGAGGCAAAAAATTTCCGGCGCAGCACAGCCAAGAGCTACGACTCGCCCACAACCTATGAGGTGCATTGCGAGTATGCCGGCGGCATCAAGACGAGCATTGGCTCGCACAATCGCATGGGGGTGAAAGTCACCGGCGAGGACGGTTGGGTGTATGTCACGCGCGGCCGAGTGGAGGCTTCGAATCCCGCATGGGCGAAGCTCGATTTCAACGCCGGCAAAATCAAGGCCTACAATTCCCCCGGCCACACGCGCAATTTCCTGGACGGCGTGAAGAGCCGCAAGCCCGCTATCTGCCCCGCCGAAACCGCCCACCGTTCCATCACCCCCGGCCACCTCGGCTACGTTTCCAACACCGTTGGCCGCGCATTGAAATGGGACGCAAAGAAAGAACAAATCATCGGTGACAAACAAGCCAACGCGCTGCTCCAAAAGCTGGGTTTGCGGAAGCCTTGGACCCTCGGATGA
- a CDS encoding shikimate dehydrogenase, with protein MSEEHNFLHHITGSFSQPAAENPTVEMVEAAYRHHGLHYRYLNTEVPPEQLAAAVAGARAMNWAGFNCSIPHKVAVIEHLDGLGESASVIGAVNCAVRRDGQYIGENTDGKGFLKSLQEVVDPAGKKLVMFGAGGAARAIGVECALAGAAHITVVNRSADRGNELVSLLNEKTPVAAVLEAWGGDFAVPAGTDVVINATSIGLADAEAKLALDLDSLTAEMVVADVIPNPPRTQLVRDAEAKGCTVIDGLGMLVNQGITGIEYWTGETVDGNVMRARLEELFGA; from the coding sequence ATGTCTGAAGAACACAATTTCCTGCATCACATTACCGGCTCGTTTTCCCAACCAGCGGCCGAGAATCCCACCGTTGAAATGGTCGAGGCCGCTTATCGCCATCACGGGCTGCATTACCGTTATCTGAACACCGAGGTGCCGCCGGAGCAGCTGGCCGCCGCCGTGGCCGGGGCGCGCGCGATGAACTGGGCTGGCTTCAATTGTTCCATCCCGCATAAGGTGGCGGTGATTGAGCATCTCGATGGACTGGGCGAATCGGCCAGTGTGATCGGCGCGGTGAACTGCGCGGTGCGCCGTGATGGCCAGTACATTGGTGAAAACACCGATGGCAAAGGGTTTTTGAAAAGCCTGCAAGAGGTGGTGGATCCGGCTGGGAAAAAGCTGGTGATGTTCGGCGCCGGCGGTGCCGCGCGGGCGATTGGCGTGGAATGCGCTCTGGCCGGTGCGGCTCACATCACGGTGGTTAACCGCAGCGCGGATCGCGGTAATGAGCTCGTTTCGTTGTTGAACGAAAAGACACCGGTGGCGGCGGTGTTGGAAGCGTGGGGCGGCGATTTTGCGGTGCCCGCCGGCACGGACGTGGTGATCAACGCCACCAGCATTGGCCTCGCCGATGCCGAGGCAAAGCTCGCGCTGGATCTCGATTCGCTCACGGCCGAGATGGTGGTGGCCGATGTGATTCCCAACCCGCCGCGCACGCAGCTCGTGCGCGATGCCGAAGCCAAGGGCTGCACGGTCATCGACGGCCTCGGCATGCTTGTCAATCAGGGCATCACCGGTATTGAGTATTGGACCGGCGAAACGGTGGACGGCAATGTCATGCGCGCGCGGTT
- a CDS encoding discoidin domain-containing protein — MIRTLLFLGAALGMVLPVTAQNDFPPQPVPKFLSPAESQKLFQLPEGYSLELVLSEPQIKEPAVAVFDGDGNLFVAEMRTYMQDIDGSGKFDKVSRVSKHMDTNGDGKFDKHIVFIDKLMLPRILLPLDDRLIVGETNTLDLYAYRDTDGDGVADEKKLFYKGGPRGGNLEHQPSGLIWSMDNWLYTTYNAWRLRLDPKSGTLRREGTANNGGQWGLTQDNHGKPWYVNAGGERGPLNFQVPIVYGALNARDQFAQNYRTVYPLVPIPDVQGGNRRFRPQEKTLNHFTATCGQEIYRGDRLPKELLGNLFFGEPVGRLVRRTVIKNDGGVSLLSNPHPESEFIRTPDAYFRPINAVTAPDGTLYIVDMYRGIIQEGNWVRQGSYLRKVVQQYQLDKAIGRGRIWRLVHKDHQPGPQPKMLKETPAQLVAHLAHPNGWWRDTAQKLLILKGDTSVTGALKDLAATHDQYLTRMHALWTLEGLEQLDASLIRTALADPHPQVRVAGIRIIESLHKAGDQSLLADLEKMTGDKHGEVVLQALMSAKHLGVEEWQAWAATARETNDSRAVQELSPQLSGGGSAPANRPTFNAAQLKVLKKGEGIYKSLCFTCHGKDGKGTPVPDGKKGETLAASFVNNRTILGHPEMSINVVLHGLTGPVDGKTYPNQMIPMKSYDDEWIASVLSYVRNNFGNRAQFITPAQVAATRKATVDQKEPWTIDALRAAVPQYLPDRKKWKFTASHNVGKASAAVDGSATSRFDTGTAMVPGMWFAIELPAVREVSGLQLETFASPMDYPDGYEVRVSTDGKTWSDPVAKGRGPGPMTEIYFKTVKARHIKITQTGRRPGKFWSIHELQVYGR, encoded by the coding sequence ATGATTCGTACTCTTCTTTTCCTCGGAGCAGCGCTGGGCATGGTGCTGCCGGTCACGGCCCAAAATGATTTTCCGCCGCAACCGGTGCCGAAATTTCTCTCGCCGGCGGAGAGCCAGAAACTGTTTCAGTTGCCGGAAGGCTATTCGCTGGAGCTGGTATTGAGTGAGCCACAGATCAAGGAGCCGGCGGTGGCGGTGTTTGACGGCGACGGCAATCTCTTTGTCGCCGAGATGCGGACTTACATGCAGGACATCGACGGCTCAGGCAAGTTCGACAAGGTCAGCCGCGTGTCCAAGCACATGGATACCAATGGCGACGGGAAGTTCGACAAGCACATTGTGTTCATTGACAAGCTGATGTTGCCGCGCATTTTGCTGCCGCTGGATGACCGCTTGATTGTCGGTGAAACGAACACGCTCGACCTCTACGCCTACCGCGATACCGATGGCGATGGCGTGGCGGATGAGAAGAAGCTTTTTTACAAGGGCGGCCCACGCGGCGGCAATCTGGAGCATCAGCCGAGCGGGCTGATTTGGAGCATGGATAACTGGCTCTACACCACCTACAACGCGTGGCGGCTGCGGCTGGATCCCAAGAGTGGCACGTTGCGTCGCGAGGGCACGGCCAACAACGGCGGCCAATGGGGTCTCACGCAGGATAATCACGGCAAGCCGTGGTACGTGAACGCCGGCGGCGAACGCGGTCCGTTGAATTTTCAGGTGCCGATTGTGTACGGAGCACTCAATGCGCGGGATCAGTTTGCGCAAAATTATCGCACGGTCTATCCGCTGGTGCCCATCCCCGATGTGCAGGGTGGCAACCGCCGTTTCCGGCCGCAGGAAAAAACGCTGAACCATTTCACCGCCACCTGCGGGCAGGAAATTTATCGCGGCGACCGGCTGCCCAAGGAATTGCTGGGCAACCTGTTCTTCGGCGAACCCGTCGGGCGGCTCGTGCGCCGCACGGTCATCAAGAACGACGGCGGCGTGTCGCTCCTCAGCAATCCGCACCCGGAATCGGAATTCATCCGCACGCCAGACGCCTACTTCCGGCCGATCAACGCGGTGACCGCGCCCGATGGCACCTTATATATTGTGGACATGTACCGCGGCATCATTCAGGAAGGCAACTGGGTGCGACAAGGCTCCTACCTGCGCAAGGTCGTCCAGCAATACCAGCTCGATAAAGCCATCGGCCGCGGCCGCATCTGGCGGCTCGTGCATAAAGACCACCAACCGGGCCCCCAACCGAAGATGCTCAAGGAAACCCCCGCCCAACTCGTCGCCCATCTCGCGCATCCCAACGGTTGGTGGCGCGATACCGCCCAGAAACTGCTCATCCTCAAGGGCGACACCTCGGTGACCGGCGCCTTGAAAGATCTCGCGGCCACCCACGACCAATACCTCACCCGCATGCACGCGCTCTGGACGTTGGAAGGGCTGGAGCAACTCGATGCCTCCCTCATTCGCACAGCCCTAGCTGATCCCCATCCACAGGTGCGTGTGGCCGGTATTCGCATCATTGAATCCCTCCACAAAGCCGGCGACCAATCGCTCCTGGCGGATTTGGAAAAAATGACTGGGGACAAACACGGCGAGGTCGTGCTGCAGGCTCTGATGTCCGCCAAACATTTGGGCGTCGAGGAATGGCAAGCTTGGGCCGCAACCGCCCGCGAGACCAATGATTCCCGCGCTGTGCAGGAACTCTCCCCGCAACTCAGCGGCGGCGGCAGCGCGCCGGCCAATCGGCCTACCTTCAATGCCGCCCAACTCAAAGTGCTCAAGAAGGGCGAAGGCATTTACAAGAGCCTGTGTTTCACCTGCCACGGCAAAGACGGCAAAGGCACGCCCGTGCCCGATGGCAAGAAGGGCGAAACGCTCGCGGCCTCTTTCGTCAACAACCGCACCATCCTCGGGCATCCAGAGATGTCCATCAACGTCGTGCTCCACGGCCTCACTGGCCCGGTGGACGGCAAGACCTACCCGAACCAGATGATCCCGATGAAATCCTACGACGATGAATGGATCGCCTCGGTGCTCAGCTACGTGCGCAATAATTTTGGCAACCGCGCGCAGTTCATCACCCCCGCGCAAGTAGCCGCCACCCGCAAGGCCACCGTGGACCAGAAAGAACCGTGGACCATTGACGCCCTGCGCGCCGCCGTGCCGCAATATTTGCCGGACCGGAAGAAATGGAAGTTCACCGCCAGCCATAATGTCGGCAAGGCCTCCGCCGCCGTCGACGGCAGTGCCACTTCGCGCTTCGACACCGGCACGGCCATGGTACCCGGCATGTGGTTCGCCATTGAGCTACCGGCCGTCCGCGAAGTAAGCGGCCTGCAGTTGGAGACCTTTGCCTCGCCGATGGATTATCCCGATGGCTACGAGGTGCGGGTCTCCACTGATGGCAAGACTTGGTCCGACCCCGTTGCCAAAGGCCGCGGCCCCGGGCCGATGACGGAAATCTATTTCAAAACCGTCAAGGCGCGTCACATCAAGATCACCCAAACCGGCCGTCGCCCCGGCAAATTCTGGAGCATCCACGAGCTGCAGGTCTACGGCCGGTAA
- a CDS encoding type II toxin-antitoxin system HicA family toxin, producing MKQVTGKQLARAVEKQGWELARVQGSHHIFKKSGHRERVVIPIHGNRPLKIGLLKSQMKIAGLTEADL from the coding sequence GTGAAACAGGTCACGGGCAAACAACTTGCCCGGGCGGTGGAAAAGCAAGGTTGGGAGTTGGCCCGAGTTCAGGGCAGTCACCACATTTTCAAAAAGTCCGGACACCGCGAACGCGTGGTCATCCCCATTCATGGCAATCGCCCGTTGAAAATCGGCCTGCTCAAATCACAAATGAAAATTGCGGGTTTAACCGAAGCGGATCTCTGA
- a CDS encoding TauD/TfdA family dioxygenase encodes MSGETKPFTLTNQHEYRGQSFPLALEVNAGNLDDACAWAREHADELDTHAAEQGAVLLRGMPLASPEDFDAIVAAIGFPVFSYADSLSNAYRINYTPRVFSANEAPPEVTIFLHHEMAQTPSPPSKLFFFCQTAPTEGGATPICRSDILWEHLVEQRPAFAADCKNKGLKYSNVMPAEADKDSGMGRSWQCTFSAETREDAEAQMTALGYTWQWQPNGDLRATTPVLPAVRDLGDGRASFFNQLIAAFNGWKDTRNDPAKAITFGDGSPLDPEDVATASALADDCTFDLPWQSGDLALIDNHTAMHGRRTFKGPRKVLASLVAA; translated from the coding sequence ATGAGCGGCGAAACCAAACCCTTTACGCTCACCAACCAGCACGAATACCGCGGCCAATCCTTCCCGCTGGCGTTGGAAGTGAACGCCGGCAACCTTGATGACGCCTGCGCGTGGGCACGAGAACACGCCGACGAACTTGACACCCACGCCGCGGAGCAGGGCGCGGTGCTGTTGCGTGGAATGCCGTTGGCCTCACCCGAGGATTTTGATGCCATCGTGGCCGCAATCGGCTTCCCCGTTTTTTCCTACGCCGATTCTCTATCCAACGCCTATCGCATCAACTACACCCCGCGCGTTTTCTCCGCCAATGAAGCGCCGCCCGAGGTCACTATTTTTCTCCATCACGAAATGGCGCAGACGCCTTCGCCGCCGAGCAAACTTTTTTTCTTCTGCCAAACCGCACCCACCGAAGGCGGTGCCACGCCCATTTGCCGCTCTGATATTTTGTGGGAACACCTCGTCGAACAACGCCCCGCCTTCGCCGCCGATTGCAAAAACAAAGGCCTCAAATATTCCAACGTGATGCCCGCCGAGGCCGACAAAGATTCCGGCATGGGCCGCAGTTGGCAATGCACTTTCAGCGCTGAAACCCGCGAAGACGCTGAGGCCCAAATGACTGCCCTCGGCTATACGTGGCAATGGCAACCCAACGGCGACCTGCGCGCCACCACGCCCGTGCTCCCCGCCGTCCGCGATCTCGGCGATGGGCGTGCCAGTTTTTTTAACCAACTTATCGCCGCCTTCAACGGCTGGAAAGACACCCGCAACGACCCCGCCAAGGCCATTACCTTCGGCGACGGTTCGCCGCTGGATCCCGAGGATGTCGCCACCGCCAGCGCCCTCGCCGACGACTGCACCTTCGACCTCCCCTGGCAATCCGGCGACCTCGCCCTCATCGACAACCACACCGCCATGCACGGCCGCCGCACCTTCAAAGGCCCCCGCAAAGTGCTGGCCAGCCTCGTGGCTGCGTAA
- a CDS encoding type II toxin-antitoxin system HicB family antitoxin, with protein sequence MNLKAIIHEAKEGGYWAEVPSLPGCVTQGETMDELNANLREAIEGWLAAGEPDCEISAPSKVIEVAV encoded by the coding sequence ATGAACTTGAAAGCGATCATCCACGAAGCCAAGGAAGGCGGATACTGGGCCGAGGTGCCGTCACTCCCCGGCTGTGTGACGCAAGGCGAAACGATGGATGAACTCAACGCCAACCTCCGCGAAGCCATCGAAGGCTGGCTGGCAGCGGGTGAGCCGGATTGCGAAATCAGCGCCCCCTCCAAAGTCATCGAGGTGGCCGTGTGA